One window of the Runella slithyformis DSM 19594 genome contains the following:
- a CDS encoding asparagine synthase-related protein — translation MKPSSRFSGIVYIDSLLAARKLDGCEGQNVCLFEEGEIRTTPSAVDITPEYAVLAILGKRNQEFLGNLFPQKKENDAALIRLAFSRWGTQLTEYLTGEFSLLIWERPSRQLWVFRDRFGLLPFYYIFQPNGFFCFADRIAALSKFTKNIAGLDPQKIKEYLTPPSSYQPFSDRTFYRNVKAALPGHVLHIKGSTVMQEAYWTLDPGQFRNHTESERIEQFKTLFFASVERCIDGFNTVGTHLSGGLDSSSIACVARQFRESVATFYVNPGVASTDETFYVDSVVKKIHPRHFEVHPRQNMYEALSQLTELFDRPDHFVTASGFLLASADQAKAIGCDLMLTGHDGDSVVGHGNQLLDTYFQTRDWTNLQWALKAYATARDLRTLDPDWLLLTPEQREYRYRQYFFYKELWKILKTKNLSQFFQTAQLIRRKFAFSYTDFMQFIQGIIVSKFHRRPLGSLLTNELVYYSGEPDTNAEALYQTMEDEYVFQFRAITNQAYIDVIEQMYHIGLHYGHAYAHPFFDEKLVELSLAIPERMKFGDGMGRESLRRALKGILPEEVRTRGFKTCFNEYGLLTFKELYLQTQEVFTEEHTLWRWVNRTHFLQIKDLIFNPKIPVFNKMSHCNSANRVLYLGIWLDQLKNREE, via the coding sequence GTAACCTTTTCCCTCAGAAAAAAGAAAATGATGCTGCGCTTATTCGCCTGGCGTTTAGCCGTTGGGGCACACAATTGACCGAATATTTAACCGGTGAATTCAGCCTTCTGATTTGGGAGCGGCCAAGCAGGCAGTTGTGGGTTTTCCGGGACCGATTCGGATTGCTTCCTTTTTACTACATTTTTCAGCCCAACGGCTTTTTTTGTTTTGCTGATCGTATAGCTGCCTTATCCAAATTTACAAAAAACATTGCCGGCCTTGACCCTCAAAAAATAAAAGAGTACCTGACGCCTCCTTCTTCCTATCAGCCCTTTAGCGACCGTACTTTTTACCGTAATGTAAAGGCGGCTTTGCCCGGTCATGTGCTGCACATAAAAGGCAGTACCGTCATGCAGGAAGCCTATTGGACCTTAGACCCGGGGCAATTTCGAAATCATACCGAAAGCGAACGTATCGAACAGTTCAAAACCTTATTTTTTGCTTCTGTAGAACGGTGTATTGATGGATTTAACACCGTTGGTACGCATTTGAGCGGTGGCCTGGACTCTTCTTCGATTGCCTGCGTCGCGAGGCAGTTTCGCGAATCCGTTGCTACTTTTTACGTCAATCCGGGCGTTGCGTCAACCGACGAAACGTTCTATGTGGATTCGGTCGTCAAAAAAATTCACCCGCGTCATTTTGAAGTTCATCCCCGGCAAAACATGTACGAAGCCCTCAGCCAACTCACGGAGTTATTTGACCGGCCCGATCATTTTGTCACGGCCTCAGGATTTCTTTTGGCGAGTGCCGATCAGGCCAAAGCCATCGGGTGCGACCTGATGCTGACGGGTCACGACGGCGACTCGGTCGTGGGACATGGCAATCAATTGTTGGACACTTACTTTCAGACCCGGGACTGGACCAATCTGCAATGGGCTCTGAAGGCCTATGCTACTGCGCGGGACTTACGAACCCTTGACCCCGATTGGCTTTTATTAACTCCTGAGCAACGGGAATATCGCTACCGCCAATACTTTTTTTATAAGGAATTGTGGAAAATCCTTAAGACAAAAAACCTGAGTCAATTTTTCCAAACGGCACAATTGATCAGGCGCAAATTTGCCTTTTCCTACACTGATTTTATGCAGTTTATACAGGGAATCATCGTCTCAAAATTTCACCGACGCCCGCTCGGCTCACTTCTGACCAATGAGTTAGTATATTATTCGGGTGAGCCGGATACCAACGCCGAAGCCCTGTACCAAACGATGGAGGATGAATATGTATTTCAATTCAGAGCCATTACTAATCAGGCATATATAGATGTCATCGAACAAATGTATCATATCGGCTTACACTACGGGCACGCGTATGCACATCCTTTTTTTGATGAAAAATTGGTGGAATTGTCGTTAGCCATTCCCGAACGGATGAAATTTGGCGATGGAATGGGCCGGGAAAGCCTTCGACGGGCATTGAAAGGAATTTTACCCGAAGAAGTACGCACCCGAGGATTCAAAACCTGCTTCAACGAATATGGATTGCTCACGTTTAAAGAACTCTATCTGCAAACTCAAGAGGTATTTACGGAAGAACATACCCTGTGGCGTTGGGTGAACCGTACCCATTTTCTACAGATAAAAGACCTTATTTTTAACCCCAAAATTCCCGTTTTTAATAAAATGAGCCACTGCAACTCCGCCAATAGAGTCTTATATTTGGGAATATGGTTAGACCAATTGAAAAATCGTGAAGAATAG